A region from the Aegilops tauschii subsp. strangulata cultivar AL8/78 chromosome 5, Aet v6.0, whole genome shotgun sequence genome encodes:
- the LOC109773442 gene encoding thaumatin-like protein 1b, translated as MMSKAAAGDKGNGASSTCSMCRQLTKLFPLHLTIVLLLGVATNGRPEAAAARSFSFHNACEHPVWVGALNGATSPRLARTGFYLAPGATDALAAPSSGAWSGNFWARTGCAVDASTGRLACATADCGTGGVSCAGHGPAPPVTLAEITLAAPGGGGQDFYDVSLVDGFNLPLSIAPNNNGDGGACRAAACAGDVNAVCPSDLRVVSGSGEVVACKSACNAYGSARYCCTGDYGTPAKCGPTNYSRVFKAACPAAYSYAYDDASSTFTCAGAATYHITFCPVT; from the coding sequence ATGATGTCCAAGGCCGCCGCCGGCGATAAAGGCAATGGAGCTTCTTCCACCTGCAGCATGTGCAGGCAGCTGACCAAACTCTTTCCTCTCCACCTGACCATCGTCCTTCTCCTCGGCGTCGCCACCAACGGTcggccggaggcggcggcggcgaggtcgtTCAGCTTCCACAACGCGTGCGAGCACCCGGTGTGGGTGGGCGCTCTCAACGGCGCCACATCGCCGCGGCTCGCCCGCACCGGCTTCTACCTCGCCCCCGGCGCCACTGACGCcctcgccgccccgtcctccGGCGCCTGGTCCGGCAACTTCTGGGCGCGCACCGGCTGCGCCGTCGACGCCTCCACGGGCCGCCTCGCCTGCGCCACCGCCGACTGTGGCACCGGCGGTGTCTCCTGCGCCGGCCACGGGCCCGCCCCGCCCGTCACGCTCGCTGAGATCACCCTCGCAGCCCCGGGCGGAGGAGGCCAGGACTTCTACGACGTCAGCCTCGTCGACGGATTCAACCTGCCCCTCTCCATCGCGCCCAACAACAATGGGGACGGCGGTGCCTGCCGCGCCGCAGCGTGCGCGGGCGACGTGAACGCGGTGTGCCCGTCGGACCTGCGTGTGGTGtccggctccggcgaggtggTGGCGTGCAAGAGCGCGTGCAACGCCTACGGCAGCGCGCGCTACTGCTGCACTGGCGACTACGGCACGCCGGCGAAGTGCGGGCCCACGAACTACTCGCGGGTATTCAAGGCCGCCTGCCCGGCCGCCTACAGCTACGCCTACGACGACGCCAGCTCCACCTTCACCTGCGCCGGCGCCGCCACCTACCACATCACCTTCTGTCCCGTCACCTGA